The proteins below are encoded in one region of Octopus sinensis unplaced genomic scaffold, ASM634580v1 Contig15953, whole genome shotgun sequence:
- the LOC115230627 gene encoding E3 ubiquitin-protein ligase MIB2 isoform X2 — MQRLIARGANVNVVEHGGNNCLHLALKRENNFHSEVEHMTMLDQYLKDLKLGKKERYSDVVVACYLAHHGANFYCKNKSGRTPLDLIEKENFKKTLNMLFPPTQCVFCEDEVATETFFPCRHLSLCKKCCLPKIPKRCPMCRQNITSKNSLVGPNSSKMEVQMVAGPVGSPQLKEKDLLRVAKRLGRDWWQVAIFLGVDTTKLKIDDESIDAVKQGYLMLYEWYRNCDPETRTHATLRAALEEAECVAAMECLSLDAK, encoded by the exons ATGCAGCGGCTGATAGCCAGGGGCGCGAATGTAAATGTTGTCGAACATGGAGGAAATAATTGCCTGCATCTGGcgttaaaaagagaaaacaacttTCATTCTGAGGTGGAGCACATGACCATGTTAGATCAG TACTTAAAAGATCTGAAactgggaaagaaagaaaggtactCTGATGTGGTAGTTGCTTGCTACCTAGCCCACCACGGGGCCAACTTTTACTGTAAAAACAAAAGTGGTAGAACACCATTGGACctaatagaaaaggaaaattttaaaaagacgtTAAATATGTTATTCCCACCAACGCA ATGTGTGTTTTGTGAAGACGAAGTGGCCACAGAGACGTTCTTTCCATGTAGACATCTTTCGCTGTGTAAGAAATGCTGTCTCCCAAAGATACCTAAACGATGCCCTATGTGTAGACAGAATATAACGAGCAAAAATAGTTTGG TTGGTCCAAATTCGTCAAAGATGGAAGTCCAGATGGTGGCAGGACCAGTTG ggagTCCACAGCTGAAGGAGAAGGATCTTCTGAGAGTGGCTAAGAGGTTAGGAAGAGATTGGTGGCAAGTAG CAATTTTTTTAGGAGTTGATACAACTAAACTGAAAATTGATGATGAGTCTATTGACGCTGTAAAACAAGGCTACCTGATGCTTTACGAATGGTACAGGAATTGCGACCCagaaacacggacacacgcaACATTACGTGCAGCTCTTGAAGAAGCTGAATGTGTCGCTGCGATGGAATGTCTGTCATTAGACGCAAAGTGA
- the LOC115230627 gene encoding E3 ubiquitin-protein ligase MIB2 isoform X1, whose amino-acid sequence MQRLIARGANVNVVEHGGNNCLHLALKRENNFHSEVEHMTMLDQYLKDLKLGKKERYSDVVVACYLAHHGANFYCKNKSGRTPLDLIEKENFKKTLNMLFPPTHHGGGRRMDQALKGPIRCVFCEDEVATETFFPCRHLSLCKKCCLPKIPKRCPMCRQNITSKNSLVGPNSSKMEVQMVAGPVGSPQLKEKDLLRVAKRLGRDWWQVAIFLGVDTTKLKIDDESIDAVKQGYLMLYEWYRNCDPETRTHATLRAALEEAECVAAMECLSLDAK is encoded by the exons ATGCAGCGGCTGATAGCCAGGGGCGCGAATGTAAATGTTGTCGAACATGGAGGAAATAATTGCCTGCATCTGGcgttaaaaagagaaaacaacttTCATTCTGAGGTGGAGCACATGACCATGTTAGATCAG TACTTAAAAGATCTGAAactgggaaagaaagaaaggtactCTGATGTGGTAGTTGCTTGCTACCTAGCCCACCACGGGGCCAACTTTTACTGTAAAAACAAAAGTGGTAGAACACCATTGGACctaatagaaaaggaaaattttaaaaagacgtTAAATATGTTATTCCCACCAACGCA CCATGGTGGAGGAAGACGCATGGACCAGGCACTGAAGGGACCAATCAG ATGTGTGTTTTGTGAAGACGAAGTGGCCACAGAGACGTTCTTTCCATGTAGACATCTTTCGCTGTGTAAGAAATGCTGTCTCCCAAAGATACCTAAACGATGCCCTATGTGTAGACAGAATATAACGAGCAAAAATAGTTTGG TTGGTCCAAATTCGTCAAAGATGGAAGTCCAGATGGTGGCAGGACCAGTTG ggagTCCACAGCTGAAGGAGAAGGATCTTCTGAGAGTGGCTAAGAGGTTAGGAAGAGATTGGTGGCAAGTAG CAATTTTTTTAGGAGTTGATACAACTAAACTGAAAATTGATGATGAGTCTATTGACGCTGTAAAACAAGGCTACCTGATGCTTTACGAATGGTACAGGAATTGCGACCCagaaacacggacacacgcaACATTACGTGCAGCTCTTGAAGAAGCTGAATGTGTCGCTGCGATGGAATGTCTGTCATTAGACGCAAAGTGA
- the LOC115230627 gene encoding E3 ubiquitin-protein ligase MIB2 isoform X3: MQRLIARGANVNVVEHGGNNCLHLALKRENNFHSEVEHMTMLDQYLKDLKLGKKERYSDVVVACYLAHHGANFYCKNKSGRTPLDLIEKENFKKTLNMLFPPTHHGGGRRMDQALKGPIRCVFCEDEVATETFFPCRHLSLCKKCCLPKIPKRCPMCRQNITSKNSLGSPQLKEKDLLRVAKRLGRDWWQVAIFLGVDTTKLKIDDESIDAVKQGYLMLYEWYRNCDPETRTHATLRAALEEAECVAAMECLSLDAK; encoded by the exons ATGCAGCGGCTGATAGCCAGGGGCGCGAATGTAAATGTTGTCGAACATGGAGGAAATAATTGCCTGCATCTGGcgttaaaaagagaaaacaacttTCATTCTGAGGTGGAGCACATGACCATGTTAGATCAG TACTTAAAAGATCTGAAactgggaaagaaagaaaggtactCTGATGTGGTAGTTGCTTGCTACCTAGCCCACCACGGGGCCAACTTTTACTGTAAAAACAAAAGTGGTAGAACACCATTGGACctaatagaaaaggaaaattttaaaaagacgtTAAATATGTTATTCCCACCAACGCA CCATGGTGGAGGAAGACGCATGGACCAGGCACTGAAGGGACCAATCAG ATGTGTGTTTTGTGAAGACGAAGTGGCCACAGAGACGTTCTTTCCATGTAGACATCTTTCGCTGTGTAAGAAATGCTGTCTCCCAAAGATACCTAAACGATGCCCTATGTGTAGACAGAATATAACGAGCAAAAATAGTTTGG ggagTCCACAGCTGAAGGAGAAGGATCTTCTGAGAGTGGCTAAGAGGTTAGGAAGAGATTGGTGGCAAGTAG CAATTTTTTTAGGAGTTGATACAACTAAACTGAAAATTGATGATGAGTCTATTGACGCTGTAAAACAAGGCTACCTGATGCTTTACGAATGGTACAGGAATTGCGACCCagaaacacggacacacgcaACATTACGTGCAGCTCTTGAAGAAGCTGAATGTGTCGCTGCGATGGAATGTCTGTCATTAGACGCAAAGTGA